A window of the Planococcus citri chromosome 4, ihPlaCitr1.1, whole genome shotgun sequence genome harbors these coding sequences:
- the LOC135845869 gene encoding pikachurin-like: MDVVTRSLFAFFLISFVSSKDTLTVENTQFEAAFQGRCDHDSPCEHLCYELHDGMFECDCRDGFVLHTNGYSCLLINGTSEPIIKNNISEVDDRADIIYQKDTSFSAVLDTRKEAAPVDSNAIEDAVHFITSTASTSSISISSPSAAAATSTTNSSVISTITESSTANTSNTSTFARSSSNQNLVRNSDSTTCLKNCGAGTCIVQVSDADTDSDADADDESNQRCQCVLGKSGPNCQTDVEIRIPRFSGQSWLAFPALRAAYKHIQLEIEFRPESWDGILFLTGERDDLAGDFVSVVLYEGFVEFRFDCGSGVGVVRSDETVLLNKWNKLTIYRHRWDAWIQLNKGKHIQGRSKGLFSRITFREPVFIGARGNTTVLSDKMPTDRGFKGCVRYLEINGVLYNFAASPLGDAVAGFDVEECVADRCSNIPCKHGGKCVTSDDSATCLCPLGFIGDLCETRLDLQVPMFNGSSYLKYHGLGYSSLSWLDIEMILKPLSADGVILYNGHKIDGMGDFIAIYMSTGYLNFAFDLGTGAATLRSAYPIALDEWHTLKISRTGRLAVMRVDSQPYTQVMTPGAFVQLSLNLNLYVGGVPNFDIISPKIKTTASYVGCIQKIVINEKPMHILAEALAGLNMDNCPHPCLAKPCGLYNDLQCEPLYDSYKCVCQRNCCSELSDTVSNVATFNEDTFLHYVDPELNRRIVSDRVSINMRFKTTSVMGLLLWHGNAAATSLNSNKDFLSLAIVNGYLQLSYNVGNGQVSLMYNSTRVDDGHWHRVNIFREVYVASLMVDNGEAIVSKMTGPLRQMNSDSGLYIGGLESEFMRSNFKYNKGIRGCISDFVVNSDYRVKLSWKQEDVVLCE; encoded by the exons TGATAAATGGCACCAGCGAACCAATCATAAAGAATAACATATCAGAAGTAGACGACCGAGCCGATATAATATATCAAAAAGATACCTCATTCTCGGCCGTCTTAGACACTCGTAAAGAAGCTGCCCCCGTAGATAGTAACGCCATCGAAGATGCAGTTCATTTCATCACATCGACAGCATCTACCAGCAGTATCTCCATTTCTTCTCCTTCAGCTGCTGCTGCTACCAGTACCACCAATTCGTCTGTTATATCAACCATCACTGAATCTTCCACTGCTAATACGAGTAATACCAGTACGTTTGCAAGATCGTCGAGCAATCAAAACTTAGTACGAAATAGTGACTCCACAACGTGCCTTAAAAATTGCGGTGCTGGTACTTGCATTGTTCAAGTATCCGATGCAGATACGGATTCTGATGCGGATGCTGATGATGAGTCGAATCAACGTTGCCAGTGTGTGCTGGGGAAAAGTGGTCCTAATTGTCAGACAG ACGTGGAAATCAGAATACCTCGATTTTCCGGCCAAAGTTGGTTAGCATTTCCAGCTCTGCGAGCCGCTTACAAACATATCCAATTAGAAATCGAATTCAGGCCCGAAAGTTGGGACGGTATCTTATTTTTAACCGGCGAACGAGACGACCTAGCCGGAGATTTTGTTTCCGTCGTATTGTACGAAGGTTTCGTtgaatttag ATTCGATTGCGGCAGCGGGGTCGGCGTTGTTAGATCGGACGAAACTGTTCTGCTGAATAAATGGAATAAATTGACCATCTACAGGCATCGATGGGACGCCTGGATACAGCTTAACAAAGGCAAACATATTCAAGGTCGATCtaaa GGATTATTTTCACGTATTACTTTCCGCGAACCAGTTTTCATCGGTGCTCGAGGTAATACGACTGTGTTAAGTGACAAAATGCCCACCGATCGAGGTTTCAAGGGCTGTGTTCGATACTTGGAGATCAACGGAGTGCTATATAATTTCGCAGCGTCTCCTTTAGGTGATGCAGTCGCCGGATTCGATGTTG AGGAATGTGTCGCAGACAGATGCAGTAATATTCCTTGTAAACATGGCGGTAAATGTGTGACGAGTGACGATTCAGCCACTTGTTTATGTCCATTGGGCTTCATCGGAGATTTATGTGAAACTAGGTTAGATTTACAG GTGCCAATGTTCAACGGTTCGAGCTATCTCAAGTATCACGGTCTGGGTTACAGCAGTTTATCGTGGCTGGACATCGAAATGATCCTGAAGCCGCTTTCGGCCGACGGTGTGATTTTATACAACGGTCATAAAATTGACGGAATGGGTGATTTTATCGCTATTTACATGTCGACTGGTTATTTGAATTTCGCCTTTGATTTGGGTACCGGTGCTGCTACTTTGAG GAGCGCTTATCCAATCGCTTTGGACGAATGGCATACGTTGAAAATATCACGAACTGGACGTTTAGCGGTGATGCGAGTTGACTCGCAACCTTATACCCAAGTCATGACCCCTGGAGCTTTCGTACAGCTTtcgctgaatttgaatttatacGTCGGTGGTGTGCCGAATTTCGACATCATTTCGCCTAAAATTAAGACCACCGCTTCTTACGTTGGCTGTATACAAAAA ATCGTGATCAATGAAAAACCCATGCATATTTTGGCCGAAGCGTTAGCCGGACTCAATATGGATAACTGTCCGCATCCTTGCCTGGCTAAGCCTTGCGGTCTATACAATGATTTACAATGTGAACCCTTGTACGATTCGTATAAATGTGTTTGCCAACGGAACTGCTGCTCAGAGTTGTCAGACACCGTCAGTAATGTGGCCACCTTTAACGAAGATACTTTTTTACATTATGTTGATCCAGAGCTAAACAGAAG AATCGTCAGTGACAGAGTAAGCATCAATATGCGATTCAAAACCACTTCAGTTATGGGCTTATTATTATGGCATGGCAACGCAGCAGCCACATCTTTGAATTCAAACAAGGACTTTTTATCATTGGCCATTGTAAACGGCTACCTACAATTATCCTACAACGTTGGCAATGGTCAGGTATCCTTGATGTATAACAGCACTAGAGTTGATGATGGGCATTGGCATCGTGTCAATATATTCAG GGAAGTCTACGTAGCTAGTTTAATGGTAGATAATGGAGAAGCAATTGTTAGTAAAATGACGGGTCCTTTAAGACAGATGAACTCTGATTCAGGACtttatatag GTGGCTTAGAAAGTGAATTCATGAGAAGCAATTTCAAATACAACAAAGGAATCAGAGGATGCATTTCAGACTTCGTAGTGAACTCCGACTATCGCGTAAAACTATCGTGGAAACAAGAAGACGTCGTATTATGCGAatag